TCAGACAACTACCACCTCGGTACGACACACGCTCGACGCGCCGCCAACAGGGGAGAAAGGCGGCGCGCCCTCCTGCAACGACCCTTCGATTCAAGCCGCCAGTTCCTGCGCGAAGCGGCGCTCGAACGCCAGCCCCTGCGCATTGAACAGATGGCAGTGATCGGCCGGCGCGCCAACCTTCAGCGCCTCGCCGCGTTCGTGCTTTTCCAGCGGCGGAATGCGCGCGATCAGGCCGTCCTGCGCGACCGGGCACTCGGCGTAGAGATAGGCGGCGTCGCCGAGCGACTCGACCGTCATCGCCTTCGCGCTCACGCCTTCCGTGCCCACGTGCAGGTGCTCGGGGCGAATCCCCACGGTCACGCTGTCGCCTTCGCGCGCGCCGCCCGGCTCCACGGCCACCATCTGCGTTTCGCCGGTCTGATAGCGCACGAGAATGCCGTCGCTCGTGATCTGCGCGACCGTGCCGTCGAGGAAGTTCATCTTCGGCGAGCCGATGAAGCCCGCGACGAAGCGGTTCGCCGGTGCGTGATACAAACGGTTCGGACTGCCGACCTGTTCGACGTTGCCCGCTGAGAGCACCACGATCTTGTCGGCGAGCGTCATGGCTTCGACCTGGTCGTGCGTCACGTAGATCATCGTGGTCTTGAGCTCGTCGTGCAGGCGCGCGAATTCGAGGCGCATCTTCACGCGCAGCGCGGCGTCGAGGTTCGAGAGCGGTTCGTCGAACAGGAACACCTTGGGCTTGCGCGTGATCGCGCGGCCGATGGCCACGCGCTGACGCTGGCCGCCCGACAGCTGCTTGGGCTTGCGATCGAGCAGATGGTCGATGTGCAGGATCTTCGCGGCGTTCTTCACCGCCGCGTCGATCTCGGGCTTCTTCGCGCCCGCGAGCTTCAGGCCGAACGCCATGTTGTCGTACAGCGTCATGTGCGGATAGAGCGCGTACGACTGGAACACCATGGCAATGCCGCGCTTGGCGGGCGGCACGTCGTTCATGCGCGCGCCGTCGATCGTGAGATCGCCGCCGCTGATGTCTTCGAGGCCCGCGATCATGCGCATGAGCGTGGTCTTGCCGCAACCGCTGGGGCCGACGAACACGACGAACTCGCCGTCGCCGATATCGAGGTTCACGTCGCGCAGCACTTCGGTTTCGTCGTAGCGCTTGTGGACGTCTCTGAGGATCACGCTTGCCATGATGTGTCTCCGGTGCGGGCGGCGCATCGTGCGCGCCGCCGTGTCACTGCGGTTGAATCCGCGTAAGCAGGGGCTCAGTGCGAGCCCACCGCCGTGTTGTGCAGCCACTGCGCCACGCGTGCGGGCAGCGTCGTCATGTCGTCGAAAATCTCGCTCGCGCCCGCTTCGAGCAGTTCGCGCGCATGCGCCTCGCCGCCCACGTGCGTGCCGCCGACGAAGCCCAGCACCGTCATGCCCGCCGCGCGCGCCGCGCTCACGCCCGTCACGCTGTCCTCGACCACGAGGCAGGCGCCGGGCGCGACGCCCAGACCCTGGGCCGCCGCGAGATAAACGTCGGGCGCGGGCTTCGGCTTCGCGACGATATCGGCGCAATACACGCGCTCGCCGAAGAAGCGTTCGAGCCCGTTGCGCGCGAGCACTTCGCGCACCACTTCGGTGTAGCTGTTGCTCGCGCAGGCCTTCGTGAGCGCGACGCCTTCGAGCGCCGCGATCACGCCGGGAAAGAGCGGCGCCTGGCGCGCTTCGGCTTCGGCCACGTGGCGGATCGCGTCGACGTCGGCGGCCGTGAGCGTGCGCCCGAGCGCCTCGCCCGCGCCCGCCAGCACGCGCTCGATGCGTTGCCCGAGCAGCGGCATCACGACCGGCGCGACGTTCGTGCCGGGCCAGCGCGCTTCGAGTTCGCGCACCAGCACGGCGGCGGCCACGGCTTCGCTGTCGATCAGCACGCCGTCGCAGTCGCAGATGAGCGCTTCGATCGCTTTCGCTTCCCTCGTCCGTGCATCGATCGTCATTACTTGACCGCTCCGAACGTGAGACCGCGCACGAGTTGTTTCTGCGAGAGCCAGCCGACGATCAGCACCGGCGCCACCGCGAGCAGCGAAGCGGCCGAGAGCTTCGCCCAGAACAGACCTTCAGGGCTCGAATACGAGGCGATGAACACCGTGAGCGGCGCCGCGTTCGAGCTGGACAGGTTGATGCTCCAGAATGCTTCGTTCCACGAAAGGATGATGAGCAGGAGCGCCGTGGACGCGAGGCCCGGCACCGCCATCGGCATGAGCAGATAGACGATCTCCTGCCACGTGGCCGCGCCGTCCATGCGGCCCGCTTCGAGAATGTCGCGCGGAATCTCGTTGAAGTACGTGTACGCCATCCACACGGCAATCGGCAGATTGATGAGCGTGTAGACGATGATGAGTCCGCTCACCGTGTCGAGCAGCCCGGTGTTCTTCCACAGCAGGTAGATCGGCACCAGCACGCCCACGGAAGGCATCATCTTGGTCGAGAGCATCCACAGCAGCACCTTCTGCGTGCGATGGTTCGGGAAGAACGCCATCGCGTACGCGGCGGGCACGGCGAGGATCAGGCAGACGACCGTCACGCCCGCCGAGATCAGCACCGAATTCCACGCGAACGCGAAGTAGTTGCTGCGCGCGAACACCTCGCGGAAGCTGTCGAGCGTCGGCATGAAGAAGATCGTCGGGATGTACGCCTGCTGCTCGGTCTTGAAGGCAGTGATCGTCATCCAGAAGATCGGGAAGAACAGCGCGATCGCAATCAGCCACGCGAGCAGCCCCGGCACCACGCGGCCGAGGAACTGCAACGGCGACGACCGGTTGACCGCGTGCTTCGACTCGGGCGCGCGCGCATGCGTTGCGGTGACTTGGCTCATTTTTCGTACTCCCCTTTGAGGTTGCGCGCGAGCATGCGCACGAGGAAGAACGACACGATGTTCGCGAGCACGACAGCGAGAATGCCGCCGGCGGAAGCGATACCCACGTCGAACTGCTGCAGGCCCATCGAGTAGATCAGGTAAGTGAGGTTGGTGGTCGCGTTGCCGGGACCGCCGCCCGTGGTCGTGTAGATCTCGGCGAAGATCGACAGCAGGAAGATCGACTCCATCATCACGACCACGGCAATCGCGCGTCGCAGGTGCGGCAGCGTGATGTAGAAGAACATCGAGATCGCGCCCGCGCCGTCGATCTTCGCGGCTTCCTTCTGCTCCTGGTCGAGCGATTGAATCGCCGTGAACAGAATGAGGAACGCGAACGGCAGCCACTGCCACGAAACGATCATGATGACCGCGAAGAGCGGATAGTCGGCGAACCAGTCGATCGGCGTCATGCCCATCGAGCGCATCGCGATGGCCACGAGGCCATACACCGGATGCAGGATCATGTTCTTCCAGATCAGCGCGGAGACCGTTGGCATGACGAAGAACGGCGCGATCGCGAAGAGACGCGCGATGCCCTGGCCGACGAACTTGCGGTCGAACAGCACGGCCATCAGCACGCCGCCGATCACCGTGATGAGAAGCACCGCCACGATCAGCTCGATGGTGTGCACGATCGACGGCACGAACGAGGGATCGGTGGCGAGGTACTTGTAATTGTCGATACCGGCGAAACCCTTGAGGTCGGGGTTCAGCAGGTTGTATCGCGTGAACGAATACCAGATCGTCATCGCGAGCGGGATCGTCATCCACAGCAACAGCACCGCGACGGACGGCGAAACCAGCCAGCGCGACGCCGAGCGGCGCTGCTCGACTTGCTGGGAATTTTGGGCGCGCGCTCGATTGAACATAGGCATGGGGAGATGGAGATGACGCATGAGGACCACCTTTCTCGGTTGCGCGCCGGCGGGGGACCGGCGCCGCACTGCGTCGCCTGCGCGCGCGGAACCGGGCGGCCCCGCGCGCGCAGGCGTAACTACCGAAGTGACTGCGGACTACTTACGGCACGGCTCGTGACCGCACCGTTACTTCTGATAGCCGGCTTGCGCGACCGCGCGGTCGGCGGCGGCGTTGCCCGCGGCGAGCGCCTGATCGACGCTCATCTGACCGGCCACGGCGCCCGCGATGCTCTGGCCCACCACGGTACCGAACGACTGGAACTCCGGAATGCCGACGAACTGCACGCCCGTGTACGGCACCGGCTTCGCGGTCGGATGGTTCGGGTCGGCGGTCGTGATCGCCTTCAGCACGAAGTCCGAGAACGGCGCGGCCTGCTTGTACTCAGGACGCTGATACGTCGAGGTGCGCGTGCCCGAGGGCACCGAGGCCCAGCCTTCGTCCTTCGCGACCGCTTCGATGTACTGCTTCGAGGTCGCCCATTCGATGAACTTCTTCGCGGCGTCCTGCGACTTCGACGACTTCGGAATCGCCAGCGCCCACGACCACAGCCAGTGCGCGCCGTTCGGCGTGACGGCCGTCGGCGCCGCCGCGAAGCCGATCTTGTCGGCCACCTGCGACTGCTGCTTGTTGTACAGGATGCCCGCGGCCACCGTCGCGTCGATCCACATCGCGCACTTGCCCGACGACATCAGCGTGAGGTTTTCGTTGAAGCCGTTCGAGCTGGCTCCCGGAGGGCCGTCCTTCTTCAGCAGGTCGACGTAAAAGCCCACGGCCTTCTTCCATTCCGGCGTGGTCAGTTGCGCATGCCACTTCTCGTCGAACCAGCGGCCGCCGAAGGTGTTCACCACCGTCGTCACGTACGCCATGTTCTCGCCCCAGCCGGCCTTGCCGCGCAGGCAGATGCCGTAGGTGCCGGCCGATTTGTCGGTGAGCTTGTCGGCGAATTCCTTGATCTGGTCGTAGGTCGGCTGGTCGGGCATCTTCAGGCCCTTCGCCGCGAACAGGTCCTTGCGGTAGTACGTCATCGAGCTTTCGACGTAGAACGGCAGCGCATAAAGCGTGCCGTTGTACGAGAGGCCGTCACGCGCCGACTTCACCACGTCGTCGAGATCGTAGTCGGCGGGCAGGTTCGACATCGGCGCGAGCCAGCCGCGCTTGCCCCATTGCGGCGCTTCGTACGTGCCGATCATCATCACGTCGAACTGGCCGCTGTTGGTCGTGATGTCGGTCGTGGCGCGCTGGCGCAGCACGTTTTCTTCCAGAATCACCCAGTTGAGCTTGATGCCCGGATTGGCCTTCTCGAAAGCCGGCGAGAGCTTCTTCAGCTCGATCATGTCGGGGTTGTTCAACATGGCGACGGTCACGGTCTGCGCATGGGCCGCGCTGGCCGCGGCGATCAGTGCGCCCGCGCCGACCGCACGAGCGATGCACGTGGCGGCGGTCTTGAAGGCTGGTTTCATGGCGTTGTCTCCTTGTTTGTTACGTTATTCGCGCCAGGCCGGTCGTGAGGGTTCTGGCATGGGTTGCAAGGGTTGCACAGCGGTCGGTGTGGCTCAGCTCATCCAGTTGCCGCCGTCGACGTTGAGCGTCTGGGCGGTGATGTAATTGGCGTCGGCGGACGCGAGAAAGAGCGCGGCGCCGGTGAGGTCTTCGGGCAGGCCCATGCGGCCGAGCGGCACGGCCTCGCCCACGAGGCGCTTCTTCTCGCCCAGCTCGCGATGCTCGTAGCGCGCGAACAGCGCGTCCACCTGCTCCCACATCGGCGTGTCCACCACGCCCGGCGCGATGCCGTTCACGTTGATCTTGTGCGGCGCGAGCGCGAGCGCGGCCGACTGCGTATAGCTGAGCACGGCGGCCTTGGTCGCGCAGTAGTGCGACACCAGCGCCTCGCCGCGGCGGCCCGCTTGCGACGACATATTGATGATCTTGCCGCCCTCGCCCTGCTCGACCATGCGGCGCGCGACGGCCTGCATGAGGAAGAACATGCCCTTCACGTTGACGTTGAAGAGGCGGTCGTAGACGTCCCAGGATTCGTCGAGAAGCGGGCGCATGTCGAACAGCGCCGCGTTGTTGAAGAGAATGTCGATGCGGCCGAAACGTTCGGCGGCCGAGAGCACGATCCGGTCGATGTCCTCGCGGCGCGTGACGTCGGCGCTCACGGCGAGCACGCGCTCGGGATACGCGGCGGCCAGCGC
The Paraburkholderia acidisoli genome window above contains:
- a CDS encoding ABC transporter ATP-binding protein; translation: MASVILRDVHKRYDETEVLRDVNLDIGDGEFVVFVGPSGCGKTTLMRMIAGLEDISGGDLTIDGARMNDVPPAKRGIAMVFQSYALYPHMTLYDNMAFGLKLAGAKKPEIDAAVKNAAKILHIDHLLDRKPKQLSGGQRQRVAIGRAITRKPKVFLFDEPLSNLDAALRVKMRLEFARLHDELKTTMIYVTHDQVEAMTLADKIVVLSAGNVEQVGSPNRLYHAPANRFVAGFIGSPKMNFLDGTVAQITSDGILVRYQTGETQMVAVEPGGAREGDSVTVGIRPEHLHVGTEGVSAKAMTVESLGDAAYLYAECPVAQDGLIARIPPLEKHERGEALKVGAPADHCHLFNAQGLAFERRFAQELAA
- a CDS encoding HAD family hydrolase, which encodes MTIDARTREAKAIEALICDCDGVLIDSEAVAAAVLVRELEARWPGTNVAPVVMPLLGQRIERVLAGAGEALGRTLTAADVDAIRHVAEAEARQAPLFPGVIAALEGVALTKACASNSYTEVVREVLARNGLERFFGERVYCADIVAKPKPAPDVYLAAAQGLGVAPGACLVVEDSVTGVSAARAAGMTVLGFVGGTHVGGEAHARELLEAGASEIFDDMTTLPARVAQWLHNTAVGSH
- a CDS encoding carbohydrate ABC transporter permease, with amino-acid sequence MSQVTATHARAPESKHAVNRSSPLQFLGRVVPGLLAWLIAIALFFPIFWMTITAFKTEQQAYIPTIFFMPTLDSFREVFARSNYFAFAWNSVLISAGVTVVCLILAVPAAYAMAFFPNHRTQKVLLWMLSTKMMPSVGVLVPIYLLWKNTGLLDTVSGLIIVYTLINLPIAVWMAYTYFNEIPRDILEAGRMDGAATWQEIVYLLMPMAVPGLASTALLLIILSWNEAFWSINLSSSNAAPLTVFIASYSSPEGLFWAKLSAASLLAVAPVLIVGWLSQKQLVRGLTFGAVK
- a CDS encoding carbohydrate ABC transporter permease; the encoded protein is MFNRARAQNSQQVEQRRSASRWLVSPSVAVLLLWMTIPLAMTIWYSFTRYNLLNPDLKGFAGIDNYKYLATDPSFVPSIVHTIELIVAVLLITVIGGVLMAVLFDRKFVGQGIARLFAIAPFFVMPTVSALIWKNMILHPVYGLVAIAMRSMGMTPIDWFADYPLFAVIMIVSWQWLPFAFLILFTAIQSLDQEQKEAAKIDGAGAISMFFYITLPHLRRAIAVVVMMESIFLLSIFAEIYTTTGGGPGNATTNLTYLIYSMGLQQFDVGIASAGGILAVVLANIVSFFLVRMLARNLKGEYEK
- a CDS encoding ABC transporter substrate-binding protein — translated: MKPAFKTAATCIARAVGAGALIAAASAAHAQTVTVAMLNNPDMIELKKLSPAFEKANPGIKLNWVILEENVLRQRATTDITTNSGQFDVMMIGTYEAPQWGKRGWLAPMSNLPADYDLDDVVKSARDGLSYNGTLYALPFYVESSMTYYRKDLFAAKGLKMPDQPTYDQIKEFADKLTDKSAGTYGICLRGKAGWGENMAYVTTVVNTFGGRWFDEKWHAQLTTPEWKKAVGFYVDLLKKDGPPGASSNGFNENLTLMSSGKCAMWIDATVAAGILYNKQQSQVADKIGFAAAPTAVTPNGAHWLWSWALAIPKSSKSQDAAKKFIEWATSKQYIEAVAKDEGWASVPSGTRTSTYQRPEYKQAAPFSDFVLKAITTADPNHPTAKPVPYTGVQFVGIPEFQSFGTVVGQSIAGAVAGQMSVDQALAAGNAAADRAVAQAGYQK
- a CDS encoding L-iditol 2-dehydrogenase — protein: MAHPAPSAAGRLQDKVAVLTGAASGIGEAVAQRYLDEGARVVLVDVKPADAIAPALAAAYPERVLAVSADVTRREDIDRIVLSAAERFGRIDILFNNAALFDMRPLLDESWDVYDRLFNVNVKGMFFLMQAVARRMVEQGEGGKIINMSSQAGRRGEALVSHYCATKAAVLSYTQSAALALAPHKINVNGIAPGVVDTPMWEQVDALFARYEHRELGEKKRLVGEAVPLGRMGLPEDLTGAALFLASADANYITAQTLNVDGGNWMS